CCACGTCGCCCGAGGACATGTAGCCGGCATGGAAGTCCTTGGTCTTCCCGGACGTGTAGCCATCGAACTGACTGCCGTTGTGCACGTAGATGGTGCCGACCTCACCGGTGGGCACTTCCTTGAAATCGGAGTCCAGGATCTTTATCTGGGTCCCGTCTGCCGGCGTGCCCGCGGTGTCGGGTGCCGCGCGCAGGTCCGCCGGAGTGGCGGTCGCGATCATGCCCGCCTCGGTTGCGTTGTAATTGTTGTAGATCACGTCGCCAAACTGGTCCATGAAGGAGGTGACGACATCGGGGCGCATCCGGGAACCCGATGCCGCGGCGAAACGTAAAGACTTGCAGCTGTAGCGATTTCGGACCTCGTCGGGCAGCTCCATGATGCGGTCGAACATCACCGGCACCACCGCCAGCCCGGTGGCCTGGTGGCGGTCGACCAGCGCTAGCGTCGCCTCCGGATCGAACTTGCGCCGGGTGACGACCGTGCACGCCAGCGAAGAGGCCAGCACCAACTGGGAGAACCCCCAGGCGTGGAACATCGGCGCCACGATCACGATCGGCTCCTCGGCCCGCCACGGCGTCCGGTCCAGCACCCCCTTGAGCGTCTTGATACCTCCGCTGCCGCCGGAATGCTTGGCGCCCTTAGGTGTTCCGGTGGTTCCGGACGTGAGCAGGATCAACTTGCCCTTGCCACCGGTCCGCCGGGGCCGCTGCCCGGTGTGGGAATTGATGAGTTTCTCGACGGTCAGCTCGTGCGGTCCGTCGGCCCACGCCACGATGCGGGCGGCGTTCGGCGCGTCGGCCAGCGCCCGATCCACCGTCGCGGTGAACTCTTCGTCGTACACGATCGCGTCGACACCCTCCCGGCTCACCACCTCGGCCAGCGCGGGACCGGCGAAGGAGGTGTTGAGCAGCAGGACGTCGGCGCCGACCCGGTTCGCCGCCAGGAGTGCATCGACGAAACCGCGGTGATTGCGGCACATGATGCCGACCACCTTGGGCGGCCCACCCGGCCGGTCTTGCAGCGCGGCAGCGAACGCATCGCCGCGGTCGTCGAGTTCCCGCCACGTCAGGGTGCCGAGTTCGTCGATCAGGCCGGGACGGTCGGGGCAGCGTTGCGCCGCACCGGCAAAGCCCGAGGTGAAACCGATGCCCTCGCGGCGCATCGCGGCGGCCATCCGCACGTAACGGTCAGGGCGCATAGGCGCGATCATGCCCGCACGGCGCAGGGTGGTGAACACGCCCAGCATCTCTGCGAGGCCCTCTTCAAGACGAGATGCCATGGCTCAGCCCACAATCGGGAATCGACGCTTGGCGGCGAGCTCGTTGAGCCCTTCTTGCATCACCGACCGGACATGCTCGTCGACTTCGTCGATGTCCGGGTCGTCACCGAATTGCGCTGCTATATCAATAGGTTTCAACACCTGCATGACAATCTTGGCGGGTAGCGGCAGATTGGGCGGGATGGCGGCGCTGAACCCGAACGGGAATCCGAAGGACAGTGGCAGGATGTCGCTGCGCAGCAACCTCTTGATTCCCAGGTTTCTGGCCAGCCAGGTACCGCGAGTGAGGTACAGCTGTGTCTCCTGGCCACCGATGCCCACCATGGGAACGA
This genomic stretch from Mycobacterium paragordonae harbors:
- the fadD12 gene encoding acyl-CoA ligase FadD12 produces the protein MLGVFTTLRRAGMIAPMRPDRYVRMAAAMRREGIGFTSGFAGAAQRCPDRPGLIDELGTLTWRELDDRGDAFAAALQDRPGGPPKVVGIMCRNHRGFVDALLAANRVGADVLLLNTSFAGPALAEVVSREGVDAIVYDEEFTATVDRALADAPNAARIVAWADGPHELTVEKLINSHTGQRPRRTGGKGKLILLTSGTTGTPKGAKHSGGSGGIKTLKGVLDRTPWRAEEPIVIVAPMFHAWGFSQLVLASSLACTVVTRRKFDPEATLALVDRHQATGLAVVPVMFDRIMELPDEVRNRYSCKSLRFAAASGSRMRPDVVTSFMDQFGDVIYNNYNATEAGMIATATPADLRAAPDTAGTPADGTQIKILDSDFKEVPTGEVGTIYVHNGSQFDGYTSGKTKDFHAGYMSSGDVGYLDANGRLFVVGRDDEMIVSGGENIYPIEVEKTLAAHPEVAEASVIGVDDEQYGQRLSAFVVLEPGSSATVETLKQHVRDNLANYKVPREITLLDELPRGSTGKILRNELKARVSGS